The following coding sequences lie in one Sphingobium sp. KCTC 72723 genomic window:
- a CDS encoding anti-sigma factor family protein: MTDIDEAMLIALVDGELDEVTRRRVERAVADDPALAARLTAHRQLRERLSGHYAPIAQEPVPSAMRMLLDEGAVVTPIARPAARWRGWAMGGAIAASLALGLSLGRLTGEQTGPIALNDGVMVAQGALAQALETQLASAPGDAAVRIGLTFRRKGGGWCRSFDGAVAGVACRERQGWQVQQALPGAGQGQGGATYRQASSSDARVMATIDALADGAPVDAAGEIRARQSDWR, translated from the coding sequence ATGACCGATATCGACGAAGCGATGCTGATCGCGCTGGTCGACGGCGAACTGGATGAAGTGACGCGCCGCCGAGTGGAACGCGCCGTGGCGGATGATCCCGCGCTGGCCGCGCGCCTCACCGCCCATCGGCAATTGCGCGAACGCTTGTCTGGCCATTACGCCCCGATCGCACAGGAACCCGTGCCGTCCGCCATGCGCATGTTGCTGGATGAAGGCGCGGTGGTCACGCCCATCGCTCGCCCGGCGGCGCGCTGGCGCGGTTGGGCGATGGGCGGGGCGATTGCCGCCAGCCTCGCTCTGGGCCTCAGCCTTGGCCGCCTGACAGGCGAGCAAACCGGCCCTATCGCCCTCAACGATGGCGTCATGGTGGCGCAGGGCGCGTTGGCGCAAGCCCTCGAAACCCAACTCGCTTCTGCGCCCGGCGATGCCGCCGTGCGCATCGGCCTGACCTTCCGGCGCAAAGGTGGCGGTTGGTGTCGCAGCTTCGACGGCGCGGTGGCAGGCGTCGCCTGCCGCGAACGGCAGGGCTGGCAGGTGCAGCAGGCGCTGCCCGGCGCAGGGCAGGGGCAGGGCGGGGCGACGTACCGTCAGGCATCCTCGTCCGACGCGCGCGTCATGGCGACCATAGACGCGCTGGCCGACGGCGCGCCCGTGGACGCGGCGGGCGAAATTAGGGCAAGGCAATCGGACTGGCGTTGA
- a CDS encoding STN domain-containing protein has translation MRAVPTLIALCLAACLMPALPAMAAERQDIALTQRHKFDIHVQSLSSALRKLSAQSGVRILFPFDEVAPIRSRRILGWLSTQDALQRLLAGTNLKITQAGVGVIALASSASRGVSQQDMPSRDIARVDLPGGVNASPIALP, from the coding sequence ATGCGTGCGGTCCCGACCCTGATCGCCCTTTGCCTGGCAGCCTGCCTGATGCCTGCCCTGCCCGCGATGGCGGCGGAGCGGCAGGACATCGCCCTGACCCAACGGCACAAGTTCGACATTCACGTCCAGTCGCTCAGCAGCGCGTTGCGTAAATTGTCGGCGCAATCGGGGGTGCGTATCCTGTTCCCCTTCGATGAAGTCGCGCCGATCCGCAGCCGACGGATTCTCGGCTGGTTATCGACGCAGGATGCCTTGCAGCGGTTGCTGGCGGGAACGAACCTGAAAATCACGCAGGCAGGCGTCGGCGTGATCGCGCTCGCCAGTTCTGCGAGCCGGGGCGTATCGCAGCAGGACATGCCGTCGCGGGACATTGCGCGAGTGGACCTGCCCGGCGGGGTCAACGCCAGTCCGATTGCCTTGCCCTAA
- the dcd gene encoding dCTP deaminase, with product MAIQSDKWIREQALTNGMIEPFVESQRRDGCISYGLSSYGYDARVADEFKIFTNIDSTIVDPKNFDTNSFVDRKTDCCIIPPNSFALARTVEYFRVPRDVLVICLGKSTYARCGIIVNVTPLEPGWEGHVTLEFSNTTPLPAKIYANEGACQFLFLQGNEPCEVSYADRAGKYMGQQGVTLPRL from the coding sequence ATGGCGATACAATCGGACAAATGGATTCGCGAACAGGCGCTGACCAACGGCATGATCGAGCCGTTCGTGGAGAGCCAACGGCGCGACGGGTGCATCAGTTATGGCCTGTCCTCCTATGGCTATGACGCACGGGTGGCGGACGAGTTCAAGATTTTCACCAATATCGACAGCACCATCGTCGATCCCAAGAATTTCGACACCAACAGCTTCGTCGACCGCAAGACCGACTGCTGCATCATCCCGCCCAACAGCTTCGCACTCGCCCGCACGGTGGAATATTTCCGGGTGCCGCGCGACGTGCTGGTCATCTGCCTTGGCAAATCCACTTATGCGCGGTGCGGCATCATCGTGAACGTCACGCCGCTGGAGCCGGGTTGGGAAGGGCATGTGACGCTGGAATTTTCCAACACCACGCCGCTGCCCGCCAAAATCTACGCCAATGAGGGCGCGTGCCAGTTCCTGTTCCTGCAAGGCAATGAACCGTGCGAGGTCAGCTATGCCGACCGGGCGGGCAAATATATGGGGCAACAAGGGGTCACGTTGCCCCGCCTGTAA
- a CDS encoding cytidine deaminase has product MTNERDSDVDILIASARGAMANAHAPYSRFAVGAAVRLTDGSIVTGCNFENASYGLSLCAETVALATVNAQGRFADIVSVAVVGGAMDASDEALVTPCGRCRQVMNEAEQMAGRVLAIYCATPSGSRITQYRVADLLPHAFGPADLGITPIRNS; this is encoded by the coding sequence ATGACGAACGAACGCGACAGCGACGTGGACATATTGATCGCATCCGCGCGCGGGGCGATGGCCAACGCCCATGCGCCCTATAGCCGCTTTGCCGTAGGGGCGGCGGTGCGCCTGACCGACGGCAGCATCGTGACCGGGTGCAATTTCGAAAATGCCAGTTACGGCCTGTCGCTATGCGCGGAAACGGTGGCGCTGGCGACCGTCAACGCGCAGGGACGCTTTGCCGACATTGTCTCTGTCGCTGTCGTGGGCGGCGCGATGGACGCAAGCGATGAAGCGCTGGTGACGCCATGCGGGCGGTGCCGTCAGGTCATGAACGAGGCCGAGCAGATGGCGGGGCGCGTGCTGGCCATCTATTGCGCGACACCTTCGGGCAGCCGCATCACACAATATCGGGTCGCCGATCTTTTGCCCCATGCCTTCGGTCCCGCAGACCTGGGCATCACCCCCATCAGGAATAGCTGA
- a CDS encoding GH25 family lysozyme yields the protein MLGVAALVYARNWAPARDQYPVQGVTISADDGAIDWGTLAAQGADFAYIRAARGAELRDRAFAANWRGVRAAGMRYGAMLEFNPCRRATEQATRFMTTVPRDNAALPPVIRLAFDGTCVVRPGRDQMLSELNTLINLIESHAGKTVLLNVTPDFDAQYDVGSGINRTLWLDGNFFPPDYATRPWVMWTASDMRHIDGVDGPVRWDVVAP from the coding sequence ATGCTGGGCGTGGCGGCGTTGGTCTATGCGCGCAACTGGGCGCCTGCGCGCGACCAATATCCGGTGCAGGGGGTGACGATCAGCGCGGACGATGGCGCGATCGATTGGGGAACGCTGGCGGCGCAGGGGGCCGACTTTGCCTATATTCGCGCGGCGCGGGGCGCGGAATTGCGTGACCGTGCCTTTGCCGCCAACTGGCGCGGGGTGCGGGCCGCAGGGATGCGTTATGGCGCGATGCTGGAGTTCAACCCGTGCCGCCGCGCGACCGAACAGGCGACCCGGTTCATGACCACGGTGCCGCGCGACAATGCTGCGCTGCCCCCGGTCATCCGGCTGGCGTTCGATGGGACATGCGTCGTGCGACCGGGGCGCGACCAGATGCTGTCGGAACTCAACACGCTGATCAACCTGATCGAAAGCCATGCGGGCAAGACGGTGCTGCTGAACGTCACGCCCGATTTCGACGCACAATATGATGTCGGATCGGGGATCAACCGGACATTGTGGCTGGACGGCAATTTCTTTCCCCCCGATTATGCGACCAGGCCGTGGGTGATGTGGACAGCCAGCGACATGCGGCATATCGACGGGGTCGACGGGCCGGTGAGATGGGATGTGGTGGCGCCATGA
- a CDS encoding UPF0262 family protein, which translates to MADPRIIDIQLDQRTILWRNADVEQERRIAIFDLLEDNHFAPQRVHADGYAGPYKVVLRVEDGRLVIAINREDDAPLEAIILGLGRFRRPIREYFAICDSYYQAISNASPAQIETVDMARRGIHNDAADMLIERLEGKIAVDFDTARRLFTLICVLHIKG; encoded by the coding sequence ATGGCCGATCCGCGCATCATAGATATCCAGTTGGACCAGCGCACGATCCTGTGGCGCAACGCCGATGTGGAGCAGGAACGGCGCATCGCCATATTCGACCTGCTGGAAGATAATCACTTCGCGCCGCAGCGGGTCCATGCCGATGGCTATGCCGGTCCCTACAAGGTCGTGCTGCGGGTCGAGGACGGGCGGCTGGTCATTGCCATCAACCGGGAAGATGATGCGCCACTGGAAGCGATCATCCTGGGTCTGGGCCGTTTCCGGCGACCGATCCGCGAATATTTCGCCATTTGCGACAGCTATTATCAGGCGATCAGCAATGCATCCCCGGCGCAGATCGAAACGGTCGACATGGCGCGGCGCGGTATCCACAATGATGCCGCCGACATGCTGATCGAGCGGCTGGAGGGCAAGATCGCCGTCGATTTCGACACGGCGCGCCGGCTGTTCACGCTGATCTGCGTTTTGCATATCAAGGGGTAG
- a CDS encoding replicative DNA helicase produces the protein MVELLKINTAETGGTELPRNVEAEAALLGALMIDNRIAEDVQLRIKSEHFFEPLHGRIYDAIMRLLDKDMVANPVTLKPMLEQDPALKELGGPAYLAQLTGNGAALIGARDFAIQIYDLALLRQLVSVGRELVENAMDTSEEVNPREQIEAAEVALYKVSEGEGESGSVKSFLTASTLAVQVAERALNSGGHVSGITTGINSLNAKIGGLHNSDLMILAGRPGMGKTSLATNIAYNAASRWLRDNADGIPPEKNMGAKTAFFSLEMSADQLATRVLAEQSGISGEALRMGKISRADFQNLSRAARELQELPLYIDDTPGLTIAALRTRARRLKRRHDVGFIVVDYLQLLQGTGRGNENRVNEISEISRGLKTLAKELHVPVLALSQLSRAVEQREDKRPQLSDLRESGSIEQDADMVWFVFREDYYEAAKEPKPDDESAYAIWKENMERIYGLAEVIIAKQRHGSTGRIRMKFDAKITRFSDVADDSYQDMDIE, from the coding sequence ATGGTCGAACTGCTGAAAATCAATACCGCCGAAACGGGCGGCACCGAATTGCCGCGCAATGTGGAGGCGGAGGCTGCGCTGCTGGGCGCACTGATGATCGACAACCGCATTGCCGAAGACGTGCAGTTGCGGATCAAGTCGGAACATTTTTTCGAGCCGCTCCATGGCCGCATCTACGACGCGATCATGCGCCTGCTGGACAAGGACATGGTCGCCAATCCGGTGACGCTCAAACCCATGCTGGAGCAGGATCCGGCGCTGAAAGAACTGGGCGGCCCGGCCTATCTGGCGCAACTGACCGGCAATGGCGCGGCGCTGATCGGCGCGCGGGACTTCGCGATCCAGATTTACGACCTCGCGCTGCTGCGCCAGCTTGTCAGTGTCGGGCGCGAACTGGTTGAAAACGCAATGGACACCAGCGAGGAAGTCAATCCGCGCGAACAGATAGAGGCGGCCGAAGTCGCCCTCTACAAAGTGTCCGAAGGGGAGGGCGAAAGTGGTTCGGTCAAGAGCTTCCTGACCGCCTCCACGCTGGCGGTGCAGGTCGCCGAACGCGCGCTGAACAGCGGCGGCCATGTGTCGGGCATTACCACGGGCATCAACAGCCTGAACGCGAAGATCGGTGGTCTGCACAATTCGGACTTGATGATTTTGGCGGGTCGTCCGGGTATGGGCAAGACGTCGCTGGCCACCAACATCGCCTATAATGCTGCGTCACGATGGCTGCGCGACAATGCAGACGGCATCCCGCCGGAAAAGAATATGGGGGCCAAAACCGCCTTCTTTTCGCTCGAAATGTCCGCCGATCAGCTTGCGACCCGCGTGCTGGCGGAACAGTCCGGCATCAGCGGCGAAGCGCTGCGCATGGGCAAGATCAGCCGTGCCGATTTTCAGAACCTGTCGCGTGCCGCCCGCGAATTGCAGGAACTGCCGCTCTATATCGACGATACGCCCGGCCTGACGATCGCTGCGCTACGCACCCGTGCCCGCCGGTTGAAACGGCGCCATGATGTCGGTTTCATCGTGGTCGATTATCTCCAGTTGCTGCAAGGCACCGGGCGCGGCAACGAAAATCGCGTGAACGAAATCTCGGAAATTTCGCGCGGGTTGAAGACGCTGGCCAAGGAACTGCACGTCCCCGTGCTGGCCCTGTCGCAGCTGAGCCGTGCGGTCGAACAGCGTGAGGACAAGCGGCCCCAGCTATCCGATCTGCGTGAATCCGGATCGATCGAGCAGGACGCGGACATGGTCTGGTTCGTGTTTCGTGAGGATTATTACGAAGCGGCCAAGGAACCCAAGCCCGACGACGAATCCGCCTATGCGATCTGGAAAGAGAATATGGAGCGAATCTATGGCCTGGCCGAAGTCATCATCGCCAAGCAGCGGCACGGTTCGACTGGCCGCATCCGTATGAAGTTCGACGCGAAAATCACGCGCTTCTCGGACGTTGCCGACGATAGCTATCAGGACATGGATATCGAGTGA
- a CDS encoding DUF885 domain-containing protein, with protein sequence MDRRHFLLSTGAIAVATAAPRAFAQGAGADDARLSAAFATIFERQLDLSPTFVTSLGLDKGARAGAKSQLDDNSKSAMMKRLANTQAAIKELEGFKSASLSDAQRLNLEVIIYALDQQTIAPAKFGLNSAVRPYRIFQQGGSYFSTPDFLNTAHTINAAADGDAYLARMEAFARNLRTETALQRDEAARGYLAPGWSLDLTLVQMKKLRGQPAATSSLVQSLVKRAAAKGIAGDWQGQASAIVDKSIYPALDAQIAMIEALAPKTAAGDGVWRTPRGDEIYAAALKSATTTDLSAGAIHAMGVEQVADISAQLNTILQAAGYTKGTIGERLAALNADPSQVYPDTAQGRTDLIAALNAEAKLMQAKLPLAFATIPDTPLEIRAVPVEIQDGASNGYYNRAALDGTRPAIFFINLKEIGDWPKYTLPALNYHEGVPGHHLQISTAQTAGDVPMLRKTAFMSAYSEGWALYAEQLSDELKGYATPLDRAGYLQSFLFRAARLVVDTGIHAKQWSREKATAYMVEKTGFTPARCQREVERYCTQPGQATSYKVGHGVWTKARNDAQAAMGNRFDLKQFHAILEEGAMPLSMLEKRVAARAKMA encoded by the coding sequence ATGGACCGTCGTCATTTCCTGCTTTCCACCGGCGCGATTGCCGTCGCTACCGCTGCTCCGCGTGCCTTTGCCCAAGGTGCCGGGGCGGACGATGCGCGGCTGTCGGCGGCGTTCGCGACCATTTTCGAGCGGCAACTGGACCTGTCGCCGACCTTCGTCACCAGCCTGGGACTGGACAAGGGCGCGCGGGCCGGGGCCAAGAGCCAGCTGGACGACAATAGCAAGTCAGCGATGATGAAGCGGTTGGCCAATACGCAGGCAGCGATCAAGGAACTGGAGGGCTTCAAATCGGCCAGCCTGTCCGACGCGCAGCGGCTGAACCTGGAAGTGATCATCTATGCGCTGGACCAGCAGACGATCGCTCCGGCCAAATTCGGGCTGAACAGCGCAGTGCGCCCCTATCGCATCTTCCAGCAAGGGGGCAGCTATTTTTCCACGCCCGATTTCCTGAACACCGCGCATACGATCAACGCAGCGGCCGATGGCGACGCCTATCTGGCGCGGATGGAGGCATTTGCCCGCAACCTGCGCACCGAAACGGCGCTGCAACGCGATGAGGCGGCGCGCGGCTATCTCGCGCCCGGCTGGTCGCTGGACCTGACATTGGTGCAGATGAAGAAATTGCGTGGGCAGCCTGCTGCGACCAGCAGTCTGGTCCAGTCACTGGTCAAGCGCGCGGCCGCGAAAGGGATAGCGGGCGATTGGCAGGGTCAGGCGAGCGCCATCGTGGACAAGAGCATTTATCCTGCGCTCGACGCGCAGATTGCGATGATCGAAGCACTGGCTCCCAAGACAGCGGCAGGCGATGGCGTGTGGCGCACCCCGCGCGGAGACGAAATTTATGCTGCGGCGCTCAAGAGCGCGACCACGACCGACCTGTCGGCCGGGGCGATTCATGCCATGGGTGTGGAACAGGTCGCCGACATCAGCGCGCAGCTCAACACCATCCTGCAAGCAGCAGGCTATACCAAGGGGACGATCGGCGAGCGGCTGGCGGCGCTGAACGCCGACCCGTCGCAGGTCTATCCCGATACGGCGCAGGGCCGCACGGACCTGATCGCGGCGCTCAATGCCGAAGCCAAGCTGATGCAGGCGAAACTGCCGCTGGCGTTCGCGACCATTCCCGACACGCCGCTGGAAATTCGGGCGGTGCCGGTGGAGATTCAGGATGGTGCATCGAACGGCTATTATAACCGCGCCGCATTGGACGGCACGCGCCCGGCGATTTTCTTCATCAACCTGAAGGAAATTGGCGACTGGCCCAAATATACGCTGCCTGCGCTCAACTATCATGAAGGGGTGCCGGGGCATCACTTGCAGATTTCGACTGCGCAGACGGCGGGCGACGTGCCGATGCTGCGCAAGACCGCCTTCATGAGCGCCTATAGCGAAGGCTGGGCGCTCTATGCCGAACAATTGTCGGACGAGTTGAAAGGCTATGCGACGCCGCTGGATCGGGCGGGCTATCTGCAATCCTTCCTGTTCCGCGCGGCGCGGCTCGTGGTCGACACCGGCATCCACGCCAAGCAGTGGAGCCGGGAGAAGGCCACGGCCTATATGGTCGAAAAGACGGGCTTCACCCCTGCCCGCTGCCAGCGTGAGGTTGAGCGTTATTGCACCCAGCCGGGTCAGGCGACCAGTTACAAGGTCGGCCATGGCGTCTGGACCAAGGCGCGAAACGACGCGCAGGCCGCGATGGGGAATCGCTTCGATCTCAAGCAGTTCCACGCCATTCTTGAAGAAGGCGCGATGCCGTTGTCGATGCTGGAGAAGCGCGTCGCCGCGCGGGCCAAGATGGCTTAG
- a CDS encoding beta-1,6-N-acetylglucosaminyltransferase has product MIAYLILVHRFPEQFKRMFRAIHASGNHYLIHVDQRSGPAMTADIAAFLKPYANTAMLPSRKMLWGGYSLVDAELRGMEKLLQMGADWKYYINLSGQDFPLKSQAYIADYLGQQDGAQFIRAVPQQAVRPDTMNRLSHYFLEAFNRIVRTGIPRRAMRGITPYIGTQWKAVTRDFCAFVTRDPRANPFKRFYRRTLIADEGFFQTVMMNGFPAPKLANDDLRTIDWVPDGDIKLRPRTFLTADALRLTLSPDLFARKFDAEEDSVILDLLEAHLRTPAAMARSSDADSHATMLQSTGRIASTV; this is encoded by the coding sequence ATGATCGCTTATCTCATTCTGGTTCACCGTTTCCCCGAACAGTTCAAACGCATGTTCCGGGCGATCCACGCATCGGGCAATCATTATCTGATCCATGTCGATCAGCGATCCGGGCCGGCGATGACGGCCGACATTGCCGCTTTCCTCAAACCCTATGCCAACACTGCCATGCTGCCGTCGCGCAAGATGTTGTGGGGCGGGTACAGCCTGGTCGATGCCGAATTGCGCGGTATGGAAAAACTGTTGCAGATGGGCGCGGACTGGAAATATTATATCAACCTGAGCGGGCAGGATTTCCCGCTGAAATCGCAGGCCTATATCGCCGATTATCTGGGCCAGCAGGACGGCGCCCAATTCATTCGCGCCGTGCCGCAACAGGCGGTGCGCCCCGACACGATGAACCGATTGAGCCATTATTTCCTGGAAGCGTTCAACCGCATCGTCCGCACCGGCATCCCGCGCCGCGCTATGCGTGGTATCACCCCCTATATCGGCACCCAGTGGAAAGCGGTCACGCGCGATTTCTGCGCATTCGTGACGCGCGATCCGCGCGCCAATCCGTTCAAGCGTTTCTATCGCCGGACATTGATTGCCGACGAAGGATTTTTCCAGACGGTGATGATGAATGGCTTTCCCGCGCCAAAATTGGCCAATGACGATTTACGCACGATCGACTGGGTGCCAGATGGCGACATCAAACTGCGCCCGCGCACCTTCCTGACCGCCGACGCGCTGCGCCTGACGCTCAGCCCGGACCTGTTCGCGCGCAAATTCGATGCGGAGGAGGACAGCGTGATTCTGGACCTGCTGGAGGCGCATCTGCGCACGCCAGCCGCCATGGCCCGTTCAAGCGATGCGGACAGCCACGCAACAATGTTACAAAGCACTGGACGGATCGCATCGACGGTTTAG
- a CDS encoding phosphoadenylyl-sulfate reductase produces the protein MADAARQIDIIDTRPAFTQADADALNARFAGVGTLDMLKSVFAEGLAGNVAVVSSFGTESAVLLDLVAKADPTVPVIFVDTMKMFAETLAYRDTLVAAFGFTDSRTVTPKLDVLAAKDETGLRWSYDPDGCCEIRKVEPMKRAKDGLDAWISGRKAFQSVTRQNLPRFEVEDGLLKINPLGDWTKDDLQAWFAEHDLPRHPLEAQGYLSIGCEPCTSKVMPGEDPRAGRWRGWDKVECGIHSPVTPIPAVDADDPANMPVF, from the coding sequence ATGGCTGATGCCGCCCGCCAGATCGACATTATCGACACACGCCCAGCCTTTACTCAGGCCGACGCCGACGCGCTCAATGCGCGCTTTGCGGGCGTGGGGACGCTGGACATGCTCAAAAGCGTGTTTGCCGAAGGATTGGCGGGCAATGTGGCCGTCGTCTCCTCCTTTGGCACGGAAAGCGCAGTGTTGCTCGATCTGGTGGCGAAGGCGGACCCGACGGTGCCGGTCATCTTCGTCGATACGATGAAGATGTTTGCCGAAACCCTGGCCTATCGCGACACACTGGTGGCTGCGTTCGGCTTTACCGACAGCCGGACGGTGACGCCCAAGCTGGACGTGCTGGCGGCGAAGGATGAAACGGGGCTGCGCTGGTCCTATGATCCCGATGGCTGCTGCGAAATTCGCAAGGTCGAGCCGATGAAGCGCGCCAAGGATGGGCTGGACGCCTGGATTTCCGGGCGCAAGGCGTTCCAGTCCGTGACGCGGCAGAACCTGCCCCGGTTCGAGGTCGAGGACGGGCTGCTCAAGATCAACCCGCTGGGCGACTGGACCAAGGATGATCTGCAAGCCTGGTTCGCCGAACATGATCTGCCGCGCCATCCGCTGGAAGCGCAAGGCTATCTGTCGATCGGTTGCGAACCCTGCACGTCCAAGGTGATGCCGGGCGAAGACCCGCGCGCAGGCCGCTGGCGCGGGTGGGACAAGGTGGAGTGCGGCATCCATTCGCCGGTGACGCCGATCCCGGCAGTGGATGCGGACGATCCGGCCAATATGCCGGTATTCTGA
- a CDS encoding DUF934 domain-containing protein, whose translation MVEFLSFRDGEAAQEPAVTVESFTGQSNATAVRIEPGEDARELLPHLDRISLIEVNFPGFGDGRGYSAARILREAGYQGELRAVGDVLVDQIVAMRRCGFDSFHPAKALDDAAVERALNRYDDVYQKTIDGRVPVWAKRHPETQNG comes from the coding sequence ATGGTTGAATTTCTGTCCTTCCGTGATGGCGAAGCAGCTCAGGAACCGGCCGTGACGGTCGAATCCTTCACGGGACAGTCCAACGCCACGGCCGTCCGCATCGAACCGGGCGAGGATGCGCGCGAGCTGCTGCCGCACCTTGATCGCATCTCGCTGATCGAAGTGAATTTCCCCGGCTTCGGCGACGGGCGCGGCTATTCGGCGGCGCGGATATTGCGCGAGGCAGGCTATCAGGGCGAATTGCGCGCGGTCGGCGATGTTCTGGTCGACCAGATCGTGGCGATGCGCCGCTGCGGCTTCGACAGCTTCCATCCGGCCAAGGCGCTGGACGATGCCGCCGTGGAGCGCGCCCTCAATCGCTATGATGACGTCTATCAGAAGACGATCGACGGCCGCGTCCCTGTGTGGGCCAAGCGGCACCCGGAGACACAAAATGGCTGA
- a CDS encoding nitrite/sulfite reductase produces MYRYDSYDQAIVDARVEEFRDQTERRLTGALTEDQFKPLRLMNGLYLQLHAYMLRVAIPYGTLSGKQMRKLGEIAAKYDKGYGHFTTRQNLQYNWIKLADAPDILAELATVEMHAIQTSGNCIRNISSDQYAGVSADEVADPRPWAELLRQWSSFHPEFTYLPRKFKICVIATDDDRAAMRLHDIGLKLVERDGVIGAEVYAGGGMGRTPMVAPLINDFVPEDEIISYLEACLRVYNRYGRRDNKYKARIKILVHEIGVEAYKAQVAEEYAQMRALGLNPPVAELERIRAFFAAPAYEAGLSDEIDRSNPAFALWIDRQVAAHKAPGYAIVNISLKPIDGIPGDASAEQIALAADLAETYSLDELRVTHAQNLVLPHVKKSDLYAIWQKLVGAGLAEANLDLITDIIACPGLDYCALANARSIPLAQKIAARFADAERQADIGELKLKISGCINACGHHHAGHIGILGVDRRGVENFQLLLGGSGAEDASLGQITGPGFSEDGVVDAIEKVTDIYLAERESGERFLDTYRRIGMKPFKEAIYG; encoded by the coding sequence ATGTATCGTTATGACAGTTACGACCAAGCCATCGTCGACGCCCGCGTCGAGGAGTTTCGCGACCAGACCGAGCGTCGCCTGACCGGCGCGCTGACCGAGGACCAGTTCAAGCCTTTGCGGCTGATGAACGGCCTCTATCTGCAACTCCACGCCTATATGCTGCGCGTCGCCATTCCCTATGGCACGCTGTCGGGCAAGCAGATGCGCAAGCTGGGCGAGATCGCAGCGAAATATGACAAGGGCTATGGCCACTTCACCACGCGCCAGAACCTGCAATATAACTGGATCAAGCTGGCCGACGCGCCCGACATTTTGGCCGAATTGGCCACGGTCGAAATGCACGCCATCCAGACGTCGGGCAATTGCATCCGCAATATCTCGTCCGACCAATATGCAGGCGTCAGCGCGGACGAGGTGGCGGACCCCCGCCCCTGGGCCGAATTGCTGCGCCAATGGTCGAGTTTCCATCCTGAGTTCACTTATCTGCCGCGCAAGTTCAAGATTTGCGTGATCGCCACCGATGACGATCGCGCCGCAATGCGACTGCATGACATCGGGCTGAAACTGGTCGAGCGCGACGGTGTGATCGGTGCGGAAGTCTATGCCGGTGGCGGCATGGGACGCACGCCGATGGTTGCCCCGCTTATCAATGACTTCGTGCCGGAAGATGAGATTATTTCTTATCTGGAAGCCTGTCTGCGCGTCTATAATCGCTACGGTCGGCGCGACAACAAATATAAGGCGCGGATCAAGATACTGGTCCATGAAATCGGCGTGGAAGCCTATAAGGCGCAGGTCGCGGAAGAATATGCGCAGATGCGTGCGCTGGGCCTGAACCCGCCGGTCGCAGAACTGGAGCGCATCCGCGCTTTCTTCGCCGCGCCTGCCTATGAAGCTGGTCTGAGCGATGAGATCGACCGTAGCAACCCGGCCTTTGCCTTGTGGATCGACCGGCAGGTCGCGGCGCACAAGGCACCCGGCTATGCGATCGTCAATATCAGCCTGAAACCGATCGACGGTATTCCCGGCGATGCGTCGGCGGAGCAGATCGCCCTGGCGGCAGATCTGGCCGAAACCTATTCGCTGGACGAACTGCGCGTCACCCATGCGCAGAATCTGGTCCTGCCGCATGTGAAGAAGAGCGATCTTTACGCGATCTGGCAGAAGCTGGTCGGCGCCGGTTTGGCCGAAGCCAATCTGGACCTGATCACCGACATCATCGCCTGCCCCGGCCTGGACTATTGCGCGCTGGCCAATGCACGCTCGATTCCCCTGGCGCAGAAGATCGCGGCGCGTTTTGCCGATGCGGAGCGGCAGGCGGACATCGGCGAATTGAAGCTGAAGATTTCCGGCTGCATCAATGCCTGCGGCCATCATCATGCCGGGCATATCGGCATATTGGGCGTGGACCGCAGGGGCGTGGAGAATTTCCAGCTGCTGCTGGGCGGATCGGGCGCGGAAGATGCCTCGCTCGGCCAGATTACCGGGCCGGGCTTTTCCGAAGATGGCGTTGTCGATGCGATCGAGAAGGTCACCGACATCTATCTGGCGGAGCGGGAAAGCGGGGAACGCTTCCTCGATACCTATCGCCGCATCGGCATGAAGCCGTTCAAGGAGGCGATCTATGGTTGA